One Natronomonas moolapensis 8.8.11 genomic region harbors:
- the trpG gene encoding anthranilate synthase component II encodes MTDVLFVDNFDSFTYNIVEYVSQHDGTEVEVCRNTADIGTIRAADPDAIVISPGPGHPKNERDVGVTMDVFREIAPETPTLGVCLGLEAAVYEYGGTVDRAPEPIHGKAFSVDHDGEGVYRGLEQGFQGGRYHSLIALEVPECFDITATTEHDGTELVMGIRHQEYPIECVQFHPESVLTAVGHDIVGNFLQSV; translated from the coding sequence ATGACGGACGTGCTCTTCGTCGACAACTTCGATTCGTTCACCTACAACATCGTCGAGTACGTCAGCCAGCACGACGGGACCGAGGTCGAGGTGTGCCGCAACACCGCCGATATCGGGACGATCCGGGCCGCCGACCCCGACGCGATCGTGATCTCGCCGGGACCCGGCCACCCGAAGAACGAGCGGGACGTGGGAGTGACCATGGACGTATTTCGGGAGATCGCCCCCGAAACCCCGACGCTCGGGGTCTGTCTCGGCCTCGAGGCGGCCGTCTACGAGTACGGCGGGACCGTCGATCGGGCCCCGGAGCCGATCCACGGCAAGGCGTTCTCAGTCGATCACGACGGCGAGGGTGTCTATCGGGGGCTCGAACAGGGGTTCCAGGGTGGTCGGTATCACTCCCTGATCGCTCTCGAGGTCCCCGAGTGCTTCGATATCACCGCGACGACGGAACACGACGGGACCGAGTTGGTGATGGGCATCCGACATCAAGAATACCCGATCGAGTGCGTCCAGTTCCACCCCGAATCGGTCCTCACCGCCGTCGGACACGACATCGTCGGCAACTTCTTGCAGTCGGTCTGA